Part of the Orcinus orca chromosome 5, mOrcOrc1.1, whole genome shotgun sequence genome, atttGGTGTATGTGAATGAAgacatatgtgttttttcttataaatacCATAAAGTAGTATAATGGAGGAGTAAAATGATGGATAGTTACACTGATTTTAAAGGTAACTTAGAGGAATTAACTATTATGGTGGCAGCAATGTCTTGCAAGTAAGAATTCTATAGAAATGTATAATGAGCTGTATCTAGAGGAGGTGTATAAGAATTTTACAAAGTGAGAAGAGGAGTTTCCAACACAGAAACTGGTTTTAGCTTATGATCAGATACAAAGGTAAGCAAGATGTGTCCTCAATGAGCAAAGCATTGTGGTTGGAGCACAGAgtttaaataaagaataattgATTGTTGGGAAGCATTTTAACTTACCTGCAGGGTGGGCCATACATTATAttctatagttttgttttgggCTATGGGTTCAGAGAAGTGATGTTTtaggaatatatattttctctgaaatgtGGATTGTATGGTGAATTCTTGAAAGCAAGAGGACCACTTGAGAAGCTCTTACAATAACCCGTCATagtatgaaataagaaaaatggacTAGAAAGGATGAACGTAAGGTATATTATTAAATATCAGTAGTATTTGTGCAGATTTTAGAGACAAATATGAAACTTGCAGGACATAGctattatttttccttgtttAAATGTAATGTGCTATTCTCCTTTAagttaactttattaaaaattaaataaataaacagtatcAGGCCCCAAATTTCTCAGTACCAAATAATTACGACAAAATCCATTTCCTTGGAATTCTAGTCAGTCAACAGCCAATTGGAGgggaaatatatttgtaaatacctGGGAATGAGAACACATGAATGCAACctaattataacaataaaaagaaaactctaaaaaaataaatattttggtgcCAAGACCAACTTTGGAAAGTCACTTTGATTCCTTTACTCTGTATTTAAGATGCAATTATCTGCTCTGCAGAAAGTAAATTTTGAGGCATTTCTTcataattacaaataatttataaGTGGAAATTACATGATGAAAACATCAATCATAATATTCTGTCAACAAGGTATCTTCATTTGGCAATCAAAGTGGCAGTGTAGATGCAAATATTCTGAGGTCAAAGCTTCTTGTCTTTTACTCATACATATGTCTATTTCTCTGCTCATAAGATCATGAGCAGGAATTTTATTCGGCCTCAAGCCCTGAAAATGTGAACACAACTCACATTCTTCTTCTTTATCATCATTCATATGATCAGTAtgcatgacattctttttttttaacaactctcCAAGAAATTTATTTTAGCATATGCCATATATtgatataagtgatataataattttatatgaagAGAACCATTGCAGAAGTAACTAAGGTGGTGCTCttacaaggaaataaaagaaaggcaATAAAGAAATTCTTCCATATAAAGACTTTCGATCTgcatcatttttttcaaaatataaaaccttAATAttagaagcaaagagaaaaagagcaaaaaaacaataaaacagaagaaCAAGGATAAGGAATTTCTCTATGCAGATGTTTGGCATCTGTAGTATATATGTATGGACTGAGTTATAATAAAAATACGTATTATAGTCAATTTTCATATAGAGTTAGAAACAGCAATTTCCAATCAAGCGTGATTGGactgatattttctcagtcttcaATTACATGACGAATTACAACTGTATAGCAGTCACTTCTGGTCAGCAGTATCATGATAAATCTTGATAAgatataatttttctccttgttCACTTGTAAAAATTGGTGCCTTTTTATAATGTTCTACAAGTTCTTCCATGGTGCTGAATTTACGCTGCCCAATGCAGTACAGTTTCTTTTAGTTGGactttaaaatgcttatttttccCTTGTGCTTTTAGTGATACTGAAAAATCATTTGGTGGAGATTCACTATCATGAATGAGGAAATCAACTTCATGCCCTCTTTCATTTAATGCCATTTCTGCTTGGTGCCTGGTGACTTTCCCATAATACCATGGATTGCCAGCAAACTTTCCAGTGAGTGAAAGCCTAATGTAATCACACTGTGGAGGCGATGGTTCCAAACCTGAAGTTAATGGATTATTCTGCCTAATGGTAACATAGTTTTTCAGCACCAGAACAACCATTCCATTGATCTTCCTGCATTTCCACCACTCAGGGTCATTTTCAAGTTTTTCAATAACATCCATTATATCGCCTTTCTCAAAATTAAGTTCTTCATCATTGGTCGACCTGAATGGGTAAAGAGCCTGTACCAGATGTAACACTTGCCCAGTATTTAGGTTACTGACAACTGCTGCTAATTTCTCTGACAAAGAACCCACATGGTCACCCAAAGGACTGTCGCCTTCCTCAGTCATGTAGTTTGAAGGGAACCATCCAACATGTCCATTATAGctaccccaccaccacccatcaCTGCATTTCTCCATGACGATCATCTTTGTCCCTTTTATCAATGACAATtcatcctctctctctgccatgtcgTTAAATTTTACATAAGCAGGCACGTTGAGGTCATACAGAcgttcccctgggtcaaaagagCTATCATCAGCAGGAGATGCAGAATCTGGCACACGaggttttcttttcactcttccaATGCCTAACGTATCCTTTAGGTCTTTTACAATCGATGCTTTCCGAGCACTGTTTTTCCTTTCCACGTAGTTAGAAGGCACAAAACCCATTTTATCCATGGAATTTTGAACTCGCCACCAGGACTTAGAATCATCCAGAAGCCACAATCTCTCATTCTTCTTGATGTCCAGCTCTTGTTCTTGTTGGGCCACATAATCAAATTTGGCTACTACCACCacttcttctgccatttttcagcaGCGTCTGCACTGTTCAAATCCATACTTACTGCTCTTTCATCTGATAATCAGCGTTAAGGGAACTGTCTTTATCACCTTAGGAATCCCCTTTGTCTCTCTAGAATTTGATTTCCTGTTTACTGTATTCTGCATGACATTCTTGAAATAAATCTCAAACTGCTTGCCTTTCTAGTCCAGACCCCATATATGGGCACAGTGTTTGAGCTGGGACTTCTTGGGCATGTGCCAAGATTACAGTATTTTATCtgcatttcaattattttcttttaaacatttttttctgtgacactgtttttttttaatttatggcagtatgaaatgaaaaccattttcattatttaaagatGTCCATATACTATATTTACTCTAATAATCCAACAATGACCCTAAAGCTCCAATTCCTTCTTTATCTTAtggaacatatttttcttctccctccccatgacAATGCACATGCTGTTCTCTTCTTCAACTCTGCCCTTCtctaatttgtttaaaataccattttggCAGGGGGTACGCGAAGTAAGGTTCTATTCAATACATCTCTCCACATTCCTTAAGTCCTAGAGTCCTTctcacaaaataaaacatttaattgttACTGAAAATATggttatggaaaaaaaattaaatacagaaatatagtaATACAATATAAAAAACTCCcaccaatcattcattcattttaatgaattACCAAGTCAGGGTCAATTGTATTTCAAACATAGCCTCACATGCTTCCTTCACTGTTGCATCATTTTGAGATGCCCTGCTTTTTaggtccataaatatttcagtatataccTGATAGATATAaagattctttctttaaaaaaaggtattgggtgtgtgatttttttaattattatttatttcctggaATTTAAGCcccattatttaaaatgtcctgTCAGGTTGGATTTAGTGCTATGTAGGTAACTGCTAATAACTGAATTGAAGTTTCTGATTTCTAGCTTGAATCAATGAAACTCATCCTCCAAATCATTTCTCCATTCACTAAATCACAAAAAAGTCAGCACGACTATTAGTTTATTAACACATTACTGAAGTATTAGTAAGAATCACTGGAGATCCATGAAAACTTGTGCAACTTACCTAATTAAATGAGAGTTATATTGGGAGTCCCATCATTTAAAGATGAAAGTTAGGGATCTTAAGACCCTAATTATgagaatatgaaataaaaatccaTAACAGTCTCAGGTTTGAAGGAAGCCACCACCCCCAAAAAAATAACCTGCAATAAAATCCCTCTCAAGACTTAAATGAGGAACAAATACTACTCAATCTGAGTTGGAAAAATTATAGAAACATTCATTCaagcctcaattttttttaacttatgaataaagtaaggtaaaaccTGAAAAGttacatattaaaatgttaaaataataaggaaagtctgaacatagaaaaagaaaacccaggttttccaattttttataaaaattgaagctgctgggacttcccttgtggcacagtagttaagaatccgcctgccaaggcagggaacaccggtttaagccctggtccgggaagatcccaaatgctgcggagcaacgaagcccatgtgccacaactactgagcctctgctctagagcccgcgaaccacaactactgagcccatgtgccacaactactgaagcccacgcgcctagagcccgtgctccgcaacaagagaagccaccgcgatgagaagcctgcacacagaaacaaagagtagctccgcttgctgcaactggagaaagcccgcgtgcagcaacgaagacccaaccaacgtagccaaaaataaataaataaatatatattaaaaaaaaaaaaacacagggcatacttaaaaaaaaaaaaaagattgaagctGCTGGAGtgggcagtgtgtatgtgtttggcagcagaggatggggagggggaaacgGGAAACGATTCAAACAACATGTATCCCTGTCATTGTTTTCTAAGGATGCTCCTAGTAGAGGGCACATTGAACAAAGACTGAGCAAAGAGGTACAGACAGCTCTTCCTTACAAGCCCATAAACATAACAGTTTCTAAAGAGTATAtaggtttaaaaatattctttccctGATATACTGAGAATAAAGTAGTTATTATATTAAACTAATAACTTTACAAAGGAAGTGTTATTATATTCATAAGAATTAGTTTATgcctaaatattttgtttttataggatgtcaaatctaaaaaagaacaatatatgAGCAAGTTATCACATGAGATGTAGAAGTTACAGGctaaaagttaataaaatcacTTCTAAGGAAGTAAATAATTGTATGGAAAAAATAAGTTTCAACCAAATATATTAATCAAATATGCAAAACTTATGAATAAATAATGCATTTAGGTAggcaaaaataatgaaacaaggtCCTGAATGTTGAcaaattttattggaaaatacTTCCAGAAATATCATAGGAGGGATGAAGGAGGAAGCTTCATGTCAGTAACATAGCAGGAGTGAAGATAGGCAGCCTGTGTGGTGGATTCTGGATGGGGGAAACAGACCATTGTAGATGTAGAATGCTTTCAGTAAAATCCAGATGACCAGTATCTTCCATAGAAAGAAGGGCGGAAGTAGCCACAGCCATAACCACCATAGCCTCCACGACCATAGCTGGAACCATAGCCATAACCCAGGCCACCAAAACCACCAAGGCCATAACCAAAGCCACCATACTAGTTGCCGTAGTAGTAGCTCATTGTGACAGGGCTCAAGGATTAGGTTGGATGTTGAAGATGACTTTCTTGAGAATGAATATCACCTGCTGCCCCCAGACTTTTGTACTCCCTCCATGTGGGTGTGGTCAACCGCAACACACAAGTGTCATTCTCTTTGAAAATCTATCTTTGGTGAAAAACAGTACTATTAAGTCATAACTTTCTTATGAAGGGGAGTTTCAAAGATgcatgaaatgttttatttttcctttgaaacatttttattttccttttgtcatAACTTAAATTACATATATTCCTACAGTTAAAATATCAGCCTCCTTCACAATAGATAGATCATTTCTGGTATTTCCTGAGATCTTTGTCATTACCAGAcaatattttcttcatgttttcttaccctcaatttttgtctattttaaatatcatattttctatctctttttctctttggctttCAATAAATCAGGGTACCAAGTATTAAATAACCATGAATGGTTGAAACTAATCCAAAAATGGAAGACAAATTATTCAGAATAAAAACTACATTTCAGTGACTCTAATTTGTAAAGACAAACTCCATAGAAGGATATTCAAGTCACAATTGAGATAATACTTCtggtattagtttcctaggactgctgtAAAAAATAACCACTCATtggtaatttttttcccaaaacagGAGAAATTTAAGTTCTCATAGTTCTAAAAGCTGGAAGTCTAAAACCAAGATATTTACAGGGCCATACTCCCTATGAAGGCTCTGAGGAAAAACTATTCTTTGCTTCTTCCTAGACTCTGGTGGTCCCTGGCAATTCTTAGCATCTCTTGTCTTGCTGCtacatcattccaatctctgtctcAATCATCACAGGGCCTTCATcctgtcttgtgtgtgtgtgtgttcatgtgtgtgtgtgtgtgtgtgtgtgtgtctaaatctctgtcttcttataagaacaccagaaATTAGATCTGAGGCCCATCCTAATCTGGTATAAACTCATCTTAACCTGATTACATCTGTGAAGACCTTCTTTCCAAATAAGCTCACATTCACAGGTTAGAACTTTACGATTTCTTTTTAGGAGACATAATTCAGCTCCTTAACACTGCCTTTTTGATGAAACATACATCTTTTGTCAGattgtattttgaaaattaagctaAATTGAGATGAGTTTTCAGAAAATCACCTTCCTATATAATTATAGGTTAGTTAGGGTGGAAAGAAACATTTTGCATGAGATTTGGAAGGCAGGAAATTAAACTAAAGCTTAATCTCTCAGCCCTCCCTTTTGTGAGACAGGAAAACTACAGGGGAGTTGAGTGAAAGGGATGCCCTTTTCCCAGGGCTCGGAGACAAGGCTCTGCTCATTCCCCTTGAGTTGAGACCTTTCCAGTTATGGGAAAGACTCTGGGTATCTTTCACAAAGCTTGCTCTTCTTCTCCCACTGCCAGAGCAAAGAAGGGATCTTTCTCAAATTTTCACGGTGTGAACCTGGTAGAGTTCCTGTAGATAAAGCCCATAAAAGTGTGGGCGCCTCTAAGACAAAAGCCCCTTAGAGTTTCTCACTTTTGCACGAATCCATACTCAGCCTCTAGTAACTTGTCACAATGAGAGTTTGAATATTTGTAACAGTTTATGACTCCAGAGGCTTCTTCTGTTGGTAAGCAAATCTCAGCTGTGACTACAGATTCCCCCATTTCTCCAGATTTTAGGAGTGGTTTGTCCTGAAAACTCAGTTTTCTGCTAGATTCTAGAAAAGTCATTGATCTTTAGTTTGTGCAGCTTTATCTTGTTGTAAAGACCAGAGTGACAATTTCCAAGCTCTTGTCATGTCAGAGCTAAAACAAGAAGTCcgaaatttttatttaatggaaaatagagcagttatttcattatttaaagaaTGGAAGACTTTAAAGTTTAGGTTGCACACAGAAAGGAGTAGAGGTGAAATGAAGATTCATTCAATCAAACGATAAGTTTGATTGAATACCTGGAATATTAAAGTTATTTCACTTTGCTTTGAACAAAGTATATGATAAAAGGGAAAGATATAAATGGCCACTCATGGTCTTAGAAAGCCTGCCCTTTAGCTGTGGTCTAAAAATATCTATGTCTTGTGTGTCTATGATTTTCTGAGTATTGTAGCCTGGAGGCAGGGCTGAGGGTGAGGAATAGATTGAGCCACATGAGGGAGTacagagaaatgtaaaatgaaaggTAGCGACTCCTATTTCTAAAGCAACTTAAAAGAGCTTAAGATTTCCATGGGCCAGGTTCATTCATCAAAGAATTCTGGAAAAGGTGGGGCACACTGGATGTGAAGGATGTGTAAGATTCATTGAACatcaaagagagagacagaaactagAAAGAGGCAATGACTTTAGCTAATGCTCTGAGGCAAGACTTAACCACATGTATCCTCGATGTGCATGTGTAGATCAGTGTATCTGGAGCAGAGTTTATACACAGACTAATTAAATTTGGGAGGTACACAGATTACAGTGAAAGAAGGGTctggacagagaaagataaatactgtatgatctcacttatatgtggaatctaaaagagcaGAATTCatagaatagaatggtggttaccagagactgggggctggaaaaaaatggggaaatgttGTTCAAAGGATACAAGCCTCcacttataagatgaataagttctggggatctaatgtaaaacGTGggtatagttaacaatattgtcaCATACTTGAGAGTTGCTATAAGGGTAAATCTTAAATGgtctcaccacacacaaaagtgATCATTATATGAGGTTATGGAAGTGTTAAACTAaccctattgtggtaatcatttcacagtatatatgtgcattaaatcatcatgttgtattcCTTAAATGTATACATTCTATTTTGatcatatctcagtaaagctggaagaagtttaagtaaaagaaaagaaaggcttcGGATTTGGGATTGAAATGTTTGTCATTTATGGAGTAATCTTCTAATTTGGGGCCAGGGAAGTACtataagaaaagtgaaattgtaAAATACTTGGGTTTTGGTGCAAGCTGGGTGGTGTGGGTAGATATGGAAAGTAAGGAGATGAGCTAGATAATACATCAATAATTATAGTATAGTATGGTAAGAGCTGGAATTAAGGTTTTTGTAACAGGGATGGCTGGGAAAGGATGGATATAAGATGCATAATGTTAAAGGAATAGCACTCATATGCTTCATTGACTAAAAGTAGAAACATTACCAAGCTACAAGTTTGTAttctttatatcattttatttttaacttttaaatgaatataagCTGATAAAAATGGCTTTCCTGTCAAGAGTAAAGAGCATTATGAccaatgtttgctttttaataaaatgagtgAAATACTTCATGTGTGTTTTAATACATATGCAGAAGTccactgcattttatttattcagtagcCCATAATTTTTGAGATAAAAGCATTtgagaacaataataaaaaaaaaccatgtTTTTGATAACAATCTATATTTCACAGTGGAAGTCACCGAAAGGCAACTTTAAAAGTCCagttatttagggcttccctggtggcgtagtgattgagagtccgcctgccgatgcaggggacacgggttcgtgtcccggtccgggaagatcccacatgccgtggagcggctaggcctgtgatccatggccgctgagcctgcgcgtgcggagcctgtgctccgcaacgggagaggccacaatactgagaggcccgcgtaccgcaaaaaaaaattaaaaaaattttaaaagttcagttatttagagataaataaatatttcatctcAAGTCAATTTTTGGAACTTTACCATGACTCCAATTACCAATACTCTTCTCAAATTATGAAGGGAAATTTTGAGATGTTTACTAGTGAACAAAATGAATATTAAGGTAATAATTATAAACCATAAAGCAAATAATATATTCCTATATGACATCTTACCTTTGAAATTTGAGTGGTATAACTAGCATATTTGATAGTAGCATCAGATCATTCCTCaatataacaaaattatattcagtaataatcataaaataaacAGTTATAATGGCCAGAAACAAAACACAGATgacaaatattgttttattaaaatacatctgtaaattttataaattattgtcCATTAAGTAATCAgtgaatttaaacaaaaataaaatacctgtaaAAAATTTGCTTTtaccaaacaaaaatattatattgtatagTTTCACAATGTTTCATTGTTTTGaatttgaaacacacacacactcacatacacatatacatacacactgctCTAACTGAGCCATGTTACTACagactttctttctctctctttattcctccctccctctttctttcttttcttcctttcttccttcctctttctttctttctttctttctttctttctttctttttctttctttccttccttccttccttctttctctcttgctttattttcctctctttcttcctttctttctttcattttctatctttctttctctcctctctgtctctctctctttgttttcttttttactggaGAAGCAATATGTCTGGATAACAATGTGATTTTctaaatttagtttttctttcctatCTTTCGCTCAAAGTCAACAGAATATGAAGAAGTCAAATATCTTTGTCAGTCAGTTAAAGCTCCCTATAAGCTGTATTCTTTTTAATAAGCCAATATTTCTCCTCAAATGACAATCTCTCCATTATTTCATGGATACTATGTTCTCTTCTTCATGCCCGTGACAATGTCATATTTTCtaatgaattttattatataaacagttaagtaaaatataagaataatatgGTAAAAGGAATCATTATATACATAATTCATCTTCATAAATTATCACCTTGTGACCAATCATATTTCCTCTGTActtctgtctttttccttcttaccAGCTGTGAAATTTTTAAGCAAATCCCAGGAATCATACCATTTTATCTATAAATATTGTCATATGACTCTCTAAATGATAGAGACTTTTAAAAAGCACtgtcagtaatttttttaatcttatttttgaaCTGAAATAGATTTTTCAAGTAAGGTTGCAAATTAGATTTATTTTGAGGTTGATTGAAAAGTTAAACCTTTATTCAGAATCTGTGTGATTCAGCATTCTCAGCATTCCTAATTTCATAAGATcattaaaagaaatggaaacaaactttACACtagaaagatttttctcttaaGCACAGTGCTGGAAATACCTGTGGGACTCACTGGAGACTCATGAAGGCCCATGGGATTCACCGAGTTTATTGGAAGTGACACCAGTGAACATCTTTATGTAGGACTCAAAGGTGAAGCCTAGTATCCAAGGAAAACAAGACTCCACACAAAAGTCAATGACCCATCTCTGGAATAGAATTCTGATCAAggtataaatgaaaaacaaaatccaatcCCAAACTAGAATTGGAAAAAGGAGTAGGAACATTAATTTAGAgtcaatttttaagttttaagtgaGTTTAAAGAGAGTTTATcttaaaaattgatttgtatatgctATAATACTGGGATAACCAAGAATGCTAACTATGGTGAATTCTcaggtttttctctctttcatagaGTAAATGAAGGCTATCAATTCACATGTTTTCCCATGTTTAAATTATACAAGGaggcacactactatatataaaatagataactaataaggacctagtatacagcacagggaactctactcaatactctgtaatggcctatatgggaaaagaatctaaaacagagtagatatatgtatatgtataacagattcacttcactgtacacctgaaactaacactaaaTCATAaaccaactataccccaataaattttttaaaaaaataaatttaaaaataataaaattatacaagGAGGAAACTGACAGAAACAGTTGGCATAGTGAGCTACAAATCAAGGACACTACTTTCTTGATGAgctcagaaaaataggaatacCTATTGGGTGAGTATAGCACCAAAAAGAGCCTCTTCATACAGTGCTGAAAGTCTCCTGACTTTTCATTAAACGAAAGAGAGAATAGATGGTCCATCAAGCTTCACATATTTACATATTGTTAATGAAGGACATATCTTCATAAGTATTAGAAATGTCTGTATATATTTGGTTCCATGggattccatattttaaaaaagaggcatcaatttagcaaaataaataatctaaatgaGTTATATACTTAGTTGAACAGTAAGGGTTATTTCTAAGGAAACATGAATACAAAGTAAATATGTtccatgggaaaatatttttcaatgcaAAAATACTActaaaattttggaaaacatcTAGTGTTTTGAAATGgttgaaagaaataaagtttGATATTTAATGTtcaccaaaaaatatt contains:
- the LOC101276477 gene encoding cytoplasmic protein NCK1-like, with the translated sequence MAEEVVVVAKFDYVAQQEQELDIKKNERLWLLDDSKSWWRVQNSMDKMGFVPSNYVERKNSARKASIVKDLKDTLGIGRVKRKPRVPDSASPADDSSFDPGERLYDLNVPAYVKFNDMAEREDELSLIKGTKMIVMEKCSDGWWWGSYNGHVGWFPSNYMTEEGDSPLGDHVGSLSEKLAAVVSNLNTGQVLHLVQALYPFRSTNDEELNFEKGDIMDVIEKLENDPEWWKCRKINGMVVLVLKNYVTIRQNNPLTSGLEPSPPQCDYIRLSLTGKFAGNPWYYGKVTRHQAEMALNERGHEVDFLIHDSESPPNDFSVSLKAQGKNKHFKVQLKETVLHWAA